A genome region from Coffea arabica cultivar ET-39 chromosome 7e, Coffea Arabica ET-39 HiFi, whole genome shotgun sequence includes the following:
- the LOC113700375 gene encoding DNA-directed RNA polymerases II and V subunit 8A-like, with amino-acid sequence MADTLFQDIFTVQEVDPGGKKFDKVNRIVAKSEQLDMYMHLDINTDIYPMRVGDKFLMGLASTLNLDGTPDSGYFVQGGRKSLADRYEYVMQGKLYKISEEKKKRRAEILASFGGLLMMLRGDLSVASKFELDQRLFILIRKV; translated from the exons ATGGCTGATACCCTTTTTCAAGATATATTCACTGTTCAAGAGGTGGACCCTGGTGGCAAAAAGTTTGACAAAG TTAATCGCATTGTGGCTAAGAGTGAGCAGTTGGACATGTACATGCATCTTGATATTAATACAGACATCTACCCAATGCGCGTGGGTGACAAGTTCTTAATGGGATTAGCATCAACTTTGAACTTGGATGGAACACCAGATAGTGGTTATTTCGTGCAG GGTGGTAGGAAATCACTTGCAGACAGATATGAATATGTCATGCAAGGGAAGCTGTACAAAATATccgaggaaaaaaagaaacgtAGAGC GGAGATATTGGCTTCCTTTGGTGGACTTCTGATGATGTTGAGGGGGGATCTTTCTGTTGCCTCTAAATTTGAGCTTGATCAGAGGTTATTCATTCTCATAAGGAAGGTCTGA
- the LOC113702346 gene encoding polyadenylate-binding protein 2 isoform X3, protein MFKNPLRNVSFPCCCGADICCTSLVIVRLQKVDYACTPEEVQQHFQSCGTVNRVTILTDKFGQPKGFAYVEFLEQEAVQEALLLNESELHGRQLKVMAKRTNVPGMKQYRGRRFNPYLGYRSRRPYVPPYFYSPYGYGKVPRFRRPMRYMPYY, encoded by the exons ATGTTCAAGAACCCTTTGAGAAATGTTTCCTTCCCATGTTGTTGCGGCGCAGATATATGCTGTACTTCTTTAGTGATCGTTCGCTTACAAAAG GTTGATTATGCTTGTACTCCCGAGGAGGTTCAGCAGCATTTCCAATCATGTGGTACAGTTAATCGGGTGACTATATTAACTGATAAGTTTGGCCAGCCCAAGGGTTTCGCCTACGTGGAATTCCTTGAGCAAGAAGCTGTTCAAGAGGCTCTACTTCTTAATGAATCTGAACTCCATGGACGACAGTTGAAG GTTATGGCCAAAAGGACCAATGTTCCTGGAATGAAGCAGTATCGCGGAAGGCGTTTCAATCCCTACCTAGGTTACAGATCTAGGAGGCCATATGTTCCTCCATATTTCTACTCACCTTATGGATATGG GAAGGTTCCACGGTTCAGAAGGCCAATGCGCTACATGCCTTACTACTGA
- the LOC113702470 gene encoding probable serine/threonine-protein kinase PIX13 isoform X1 — translation MKAWMENTLRYINPDNKKLIVNIADPTLITHDLMEVWAVAFVAKACLRATPSKRPQMEEVLEALQGTKSATFTVKNLQRAGHPNSLGPALTRPEITKGSKVLGWTTPSNHITSSCGSSSSGNHEFSDANGTEKVKPNGEILDSPSLCAFTYLELKIATRNFRTDTLLGEGEFGRVHKGLLHYKSTAKSGTQSLIAVKRFYNDTVLGLKDWQAELNMLGRLSHPNLVKLLGYCWENEKPLLIYEYMQRGSLDSHLFTWYSDVQPLPWDIRLKILIGAARGLAFLHALERKGSFNQKNMGEGFYRYFKPSKILLDDAYNAKISGYGVTRIDPPDIDYEADPIKCNPESYVYAAPEYYPTGNLLMESDVYGFGVVLVQMLTGIGVNHPKFTRSRLHHFISSHLTNRRMLENIIDIRLEGKYSSKGAVEMAQLAVKCLMYDPLLRPSMEQVVELLENIKSAN, via the exons ATGAAGGCTTGGATGGAAAACACCCTGCGTTACATTAATCCAGACAACAAGAAACTCATTGTAAACATTGCAGACCCAACTTTAATCACACATGATTTGATGGAAGTATGGGCAGTTGCTTTTGTTGCCAAGGCCTGTCTCAGAGCCACACCATCTAAGCGGCCCCAAATGGAAGAAGTACTTGAGGCTTTACAAGGTACCAAATCAGCTACCTTCACTGTCAAAAACCTTCAGCGTGCTGGTCATCCCAATTCACTTGGCCCAGCTCTTACAAGGCCAGAAATTACTAAGGGATCTAAAGTACTAG GATGGACAACGCCGTCCAACCACATTACCTCTTCATGCGGCAGCTCCAGTTCAGGTAACCATGAGTTCTCGGATGCTAATGGCACTGAAAAGGTTAAGCCAAATGGAGAGATCTTGGACAGCCCCAGTTTATGTGCTTTTACTTATTTGGAACTCAAGATTGCTACCAGAAATTTCAGAACTGACACCTTGCTGGGAGAGGGTGAATTTGGGAGAGTGCACAAAGGTTTGCTTCATTATAAGTCAACCGCAAAGAGTGGCACTCAATCACTAATTGCTGTTAAAAGATTTTACAATGACACTGTGCTAGGACTTAAAGACTGGCAG GCTGAGCTAAACATGCTTGGAAGGCTGTCTCATCCTAACCTTGTTAAGCTCCTTGGCTACTGTTGGGAGAATGAAAAGCCACTACTTATCTATGAATATATGCAAAGAGGCAGCTTGGACTCTCACCTTTTTACAT GGTACTCTGATGTTCAGCCACTTCCATGGGACATAAGGCTTAAGATTTTAATTGGAGCAGCCCGAGGTCTGGCATTCTTACATGCACTAGAGAGAAAAGGTTCCTTTAACCAGAAGAACATGGGAGAAGGTTTCTATAGATATTTCAAGCCCTCAAAGATTTTGCTTGATGAT GCATACAATGCGAAGATATCAGGTTATGGTGTGACTAGGATAGATCCTCCTGACATCGACTATGAAGCAGATCCCATCAAATGTAACCCGGAAAGTTATGTATATGCTGCTCCTGAGTATTATCCGACAG GGAATTTGCTTATGGAGAGCGATGTATATGGTTTTGGTGTTGTATTGGTCCAAATGCTGACAGGTATAGGTGTGAATCATCCAAAGTTTACGAGATCCAGGCTGCATCATTTCATTTCGTCTCACTTAACTAACAGGAGAATGTTGGAGAATATAATTGATATCCGCTTAGAAGGCAAATATTCTTCAAAAGGTGCTGTAGAAATGGCTCAGCTTGCTGTAAAATGTCTTATGTATGATCCCCTATTGAGACCATCAATGGAACAAGTTGTGGAGTTACTAGAAAACATTAAATCTGCGAATTGA
- the LOC113702470 gene encoding probable serine/threonine-protein kinase PIX13 isoform X2, whose product MKAWMENTLRYINPDNKKLIVNIADPTLITHDLMEVWAVAFVAKACLRATPSKRPQMEEVLEALQGTKSATFTVKNLQRAGHPNSLGPALTRPEITKGSKVLGWTTPSNHITSSCGSSSSGNHEFSDANGTEKVKPNGEILDSPSLCAFTYLELKIATRNFRTDTLLGEGEFGRVHKGLLHYKSTAKSGTQSLIAVKRFYNDTVLGLKDWQAELNMLGRLSHPNLVKLLGYCWENEKPLLIYEYMQRGSLDSHLFTWYSDVQPLPWDIRLKILIGAARGLAFLHALERKGSFNQKNMGEGFYRYFKPSKILLDDAYNAKISGYGVTRIDPPDIDYEADPIKCNPESYVYAAPEYYPTGNLLMESDVYGFGVVLVQMLTVNLKKD is encoded by the exons ATGAAGGCTTGGATGGAAAACACCCTGCGTTACATTAATCCAGACAACAAGAAACTCATTGTAAACATTGCAGACCCAACTTTAATCACACATGATTTGATGGAAGTATGGGCAGTTGCTTTTGTTGCCAAGGCCTGTCTCAGAGCCACACCATCTAAGCGGCCCCAAATGGAAGAAGTACTTGAGGCTTTACAAGGTACCAAATCAGCTACCTTCACTGTCAAAAACCTTCAGCGTGCTGGTCATCCCAATTCACTTGGCCCAGCTCTTACAAGGCCAGAAATTACTAAGGGATCTAAAGTACTAG GATGGACAACGCCGTCCAACCACATTACCTCTTCATGCGGCAGCTCCAGTTCAGGTAACCATGAGTTCTCGGATGCTAATGGCACTGAAAAGGTTAAGCCAAATGGAGAGATCTTGGACAGCCCCAGTTTATGTGCTTTTACTTATTTGGAACTCAAGATTGCTACCAGAAATTTCAGAACTGACACCTTGCTGGGAGAGGGTGAATTTGGGAGAGTGCACAAAGGTTTGCTTCATTATAAGTCAACCGCAAAGAGTGGCACTCAATCACTAATTGCTGTTAAAAGATTTTACAATGACACTGTGCTAGGACTTAAAGACTGGCAG GCTGAGCTAAACATGCTTGGAAGGCTGTCTCATCCTAACCTTGTTAAGCTCCTTGGCTACTGTTGGGAGAATGAAAAGCCACTACTTATCTATGAATATATGCAAAGAGGCAGCTTGGACTCTCACCTTTTTACAT GGTACTCTGATGTTCAGCCACTTCCATGGGACATAAGGCTTAAGATTTTAATTGGAGCAGCCCGAGGTCTGGCATTCTTACATGCACTAGAGAGAAAAGGTTCCTTTAACCAGAAGAACATGGGAGAAGGTTTCTATAGATATTTCAAGCCCTCAAAGATTTTGCTTGATGAT GCATACAATGCGAAGATATCAGGTTATGGTGTGACTAGGATAGATCCTCCTGACATCGACTATGAAGCAGATCCCATCAAATGTAACCCGGAAAGTTATGTATATGCTGCTCCTGAGTATTATCCGACAG GGAATTTGCTTATGGAGAGCGATGTATATGGTTTTGGTGTTGTATTGGTCCAAATGCTGACAG
- the LOC113702357 gene encoding ras-related protein Rab11D: MASGGGYGDANQKVDYVFKVVLIGDSAVGKSQILARFARNEFSLDSKATIGVEFQTRTLVIQHKSVKAQIWDTAGQERYRAVTSAYYRGAVGAMLVYDITKRQTFDHIPRWLEELRAHADKNIVVILIGNKTDLEDQRAVPTEDAKEFAEKEGLFFLETSALNATNVETAFLTVLTEIFNIVSRKTLAAGEDQGNGNPASLAGKKILVPGPAQVIPEKNRMCCASS; the protein is encoded by the exons ATGGCGAGTGGGGGTGGATATGGGGATGCAAACCAGAAAGTGGACTATGTCTTCAAAGTAGTCTTGATAGGGGATTCAGCCGTGGGGAAGTCTCAAATTCTGGCTCGGTTTGCAAGAAATGAGTTCAGCTTGGATTCTAAAGCCACCATTGGAGTCGAGTTCCAAACTCGAACTCTTGTCATTCAGCATAAGTCCGTTAAAGCCCAGATCTGGGACACTGCTGGCCAAGAACG ATACAGAGCTGTCACAAGTGCATACTACAGGGGAGCTGTTGGTGCGATGTTGGTGTATGACATAACAAAACGCCAAACTTTTGATCACATACCTCGATGGTTGGAAGAATTGCGTGCTCATGCTGACAAGAACATTGTCGTTATCTTAATTGGAAACAAAACTGATCTGGAAGACCAGCGAGCAGTACCAACTGAGGATGCCAAGGAATTTGCAGAGAAGGAAGGATTATTCTTTTTGGAGACCTCTGCATTAAATGCAACAAATGTGGAGACAGCATtcttgacagttttgacagagaTTTTCAATATTGTTAGTAGGAAGACCCTCGCTGCAGGTGAAGATCAAGGTAATGGCAACCCTGCATCTTTAGCAGGCAAAAAAATACTTGTTCCTGGCCCTGCACAAGTAATCCCAGAGAAGAATAGGATGTGCTGTGCATCTTCGTAA
- the LOC113702346 gene encoding polyadenylate-binding protein 2 isoform X2 — MEEEEHEVYGGEIPDEGEMEGDLDPNSGDVDMSTADDDAVKELDEMKKRLKEMEEEAAALREMQAKVEKEMGAVQDPASAAASQANKEEVDSRSIFVGNVDYACTPEEVQQHFQSCGTVNRVTILTDKFGQPKGFAYVEFLEQEAVQEALLLNESELHGRQLKVMAKRTNVPGMKQYRGRRFNPYLGYRSRRPYVPPYFYSPYGYGKVPRFRRPMRYMPYY; from the exons atggAGGAAGAAGAGCACGAGGTGTACGGTGGTGAAATCCCCGACGAAGGGGAAATGGAAGGCGATTTGGACCCTAACAGCGGCGATGTCGACATGTCCACCGCCGACGACGACGCCGTTAAG GAATTGGATGAGATGAAGAAGCGATTGAAAGAGATGGAAGAAGAAGCAGCAGCTCTTCGCGAGATGCAAGCTAAAGTTGAGAAGGAGATGGGTGCTGTTCAAG ATCCAGCTAGTGCAGCTGCTTCTCAAGCAAACAAGGAGGAAGTTGATTCACGATCTATATTCGTTGGCAAT GTTGATTATGCTTGTACTCCCGAGGAGGTTCAGCAGCATTTCCAATCATGTGGTACAGTTAATCGGGTGACTATATTAACTGATAAGTTTGGCCAGCCCAAGGGTTTCGCCTACGTGGAATTCCTTGAGCAAGAAGCTGTTCAAGAGGCTCTACTTCTTAATGAATCTGAACTCCATGGACGACAGTTGAAG GTTATGGCCAAAAGGACCAATGTTCCTGGAATGAAGCAGTATCGCGGAAGGCGTTTCAATCCCTACCTAGGTTACAGATCTAGGAGGCCATATGTTCCTCCATATTTCTACTCACCTTATGGATATGG GAAGGTTCCACGGTTCAGAAGGCCAATGCGCTACATGCCTTACTACTGA
- the LOC113702470 gene encoding probable serine/threonine-protein kinase PIX13 isoform X3, with protein MKAWMENTLRYINPDNKKLIVNIADPTLITHDLMEVWAVAFVAKACLRATPSKRPQMEEVLEALQGTKSATFTVKNLQRAGHPNSLGPALTRPEITKGSKVLGWTTPSNHITSSCGSSSSGNHEFSDANGTEKVKPNGEILDSPSLCAFTYLELKIATRNFRTDTLLGEGEFGRVHKGLLHYKSTAKSGTQSLIAVKRFYNDTVLGLKDWQAELNMLGRLSHPNLVKLLGYCWENEKPLLIYEYMQRGSLDSHLFTWYSDVQPLPWDIRLKILIGAARGLAFLHALERKGSFNQKNMGEGFYRYFKPSKILLDDAYNAKISGYGVTRIDPPDIDYEADPIKCNPESYVYAAPEYYPTGNLLMESDVYGFGVVLVQMLTGECWRI; from the exons ATGAAGGCTTGGATGGAAAACACCCTGCGTTACATTAATCCAGACAACAAGAAACTCATTGTAAACATTGCAGACCCAACTTTAATCACACATGATTTGATGGAAGTATGGGCAGTTGCTTTTGTTGCCAAGGCCTGTCTCAGAGCCACACCATCTAAGCGGCCCCAAATGGAAGAAGTACTTGAGGCTTTACAAGGTACCAAATCAGCTACCTTCACTGTCAAAAACCTTCAGCGTGCTGGTCATCCCAATTCACTTGGCCCAGCTCTTACAAGGCCAGAAATTACTAAGGGATCTAAAGTACTAG GATGGACAACGCCGTCCAACCACATTACCTCTTCATGCGGCAGCTCCAGTTCAGGTAACCATGAGTTCTCGGATGCTAATGGCACTGAAAAGGTTAAGCCAAATGGAGAGATCTTGGACAGCCCCAGTTTATGTGCTTTTACTTATTTGGAACTCAAGATTGCTACCAGAAATTTCAGAACTGACACCTTGCTGGGAGAGGGTGAATTTGGGAGAGTGCACAAAGGTTTGCTTCATTATAAGTCAACCGCAAAGAGTGGCACTCAATCACTAATTGCTGTTAAAAGATTTTACAATGACACTGTGCTAGGACTTAAAGACTGGCAG GCTGAGCTAAACATGCTTGGAAGGCTGTCTCATCCTAACCTTGTTAAGCTCCTTGGCTACTGTTGGGAGAATGAAAAGCCACTACTTATCTATGAATATATGCAAAGAGGCAGCTTGGACTCTCACCTTTTTACAT GGTACTCTGATGTTCAGCCACTTCCATGGGACATAAGGCTTAAGATTTTAATTGGAGCAGCCCGAGGTCTGGCATTCTTACATGCACTAGAGAGAAAAGGTTCCTTTAACCAGAAGAACATGGGAGAAGGTTTCTATAGATATTTCAAGCCCTCAAAGATTTTGCTTGATGAT GCATACAATGCGAAGATATCAGGTTATGGTGTGACTAGGATAGATCCTCCTGACATCGACTATGAAGCAGATCCCATCAAATGTAACCCGGAAAGTTATGTATATGCTGCTCCTGAGTATTATCCGACAG GGAATTTGCTTATGGAGAGCGATGTATATGGTTTTGGTGTTGTATTGGTCCAAATGCTGACAG GAGAATGTTGGAGAATATAA
- the LOC113702346 gene encoding polyadenylate-binding protein 2 isoform X1, translating to MEEEEHEVYGGEIPDEGEMEGDLDPNSGDVDMSTADDDAVKELDEMKKRLKEMEEEAAALREMQAKVEKEMGAVQDPASAAASQANKEEVDSRSIFVGNVDYACTPEEVQQHFQSCGTVNRVTILTDKFGQPKGFAYVEFLEQEAVQEALLLNESELHGRQLKVMAKRTNVPGMKQYRGRRFNPYLGYRSRRPYVPPYFYSPYGYGFHGSEGQCATCLTTEKMDDHRTGIDT from the exons atggAGGAAGAAGAGCACGAGGTGTACGGTGGTGAAATCCCCGACGAAGGGGAAATGGAAGGCGATTTGGACCCTAACAGCGGCGATGTCGACATGTCCACCGCCGACGACGACGCCGTTAAG GAATTGGATGAGATGAAGAAGCGATTGAAAGAGATGGAAGAAGAAGCAGCAGCTCTTCGCGAGATGCAAGCTAAAGTTGAGAAGGAGATGGGTGCTGTTCAAG ATCCAGCTAGTGCAGCTGCTTCTCAAGCAAACAAGGAGGAAGTTGATTCACGATCTATATTCGTTGGCAAT GTTGATTATGCTTGTACTCCCGAGGAGGTTCAGCAGCATTTCCAATCATGTGGTACAGTTAATCGGGTGACTATATTAACTGATAAGTTTGGCCAGCCCAAGGGTTTCGCCTACGTGGAATTCCTTGAGCAAGAAGCTGTTCAAGAGGCTCTACTTCTTAATGAATCTGAACTCCATGGACGACAGTTGAAG GTTATGGCCAAAAGGACCAATGTTCCTGGAATGAAGCAGTATCGCGGAAGGCGTTTCAATCCCTACCTAGGTTACAGATCTAGGAGGCCATATGTTCCTCCATATTTCTACTCACCTTATGGATATGG GTTCCACGGTTCAGAAGGCCAATGCGCTACATGCCTTACTACTGAAAAGATGGATGACCATCGGACCGGCATTGATACTTAG
- the LOC113702470 gene encoding probable serine/threonine-protein kinase PIX13 isoform X4 → MKAWMENTLRYINPDNKKLIVNIADPTLITHDLMEVWAVAFVAKACLRATPSKRPQMEEVLEALQGTKSATFTVKNLQRAGHPNSLGPALTRPEITKGSKVLGWTTPSNHITSSCGSSSSGNHEFSDANGTEKVKPNGEILDSPSLCAFTYLELKIATRNFRTDTLLGEGEFGRVHKGLLHYKSTAKSGTQSLIAVKRFYNDTVLGLKDWQAELNMLGRLSHPNLVKLLGYCWENEKPLLIYEYMQRGSLDSHLFTWYSDVQPLPWDIRLKILIGAARGLAFLHALERKGSFNQKNMGEGFYRYFKPSKILLDDVSWMQDFNKY, encoded by the exons ATGAAGGCTTGGATGGAAAACACCCTGCGTTACATTAATCCAGACAACAAGAAACTCATTGTAAACATTGCAGACCCAACTTTAATCACACATGATTTGATGGAAGTATGGGCAGTTGCTTTTGTTGCCAAGGCCTGTCTCAGAGCCACACCATCTAAGCGGCCCCAAATGGAAGAAGTACTTGAGGCTTTACAAGGTACCAAATCAGCTACCTTCACTGTCAAAAACCTTCAGCGTGCTGGTCATCCCAATTCACTTGGCCCAGCTCTTACAAGGCCAGAAATTACTAAGGGATCTAAAGTACTAG GATGGACAACGCCGTCCAACCACATTACCTCTTCATGCGGCAGCTCCAGTTCAGGTAACCATGAGTTCTCGGATGCTAATGGCACTGAAAAGGTTAAGCCAAATGGAGAGATCTTGGACAGCCCCAGTTTATGTGCTTTTACTTATTTGGAACTCAAGATTGCTACCAGAAATTTCAGAACTGACACCTTGCTGGGAGAGGGTGAATTTGGGAGAGTGCACAAAGGTTTGCTTCATTATAAGTCAACCGCAAAGAGTGGCACTCAATCACTAATTGCTGTTAAAAGATTTTACAATGACACTGTGCTAGGACTTAAAGACTGGCAG GCTGAGCTAAACATGCTTGGAAGGCTGTCTCATCCTAACCTTGTTAAGCTCCTTGGCTACTGTTGGGAGAATGAAAAGCCACTACTTATCTATGAATATATGCAAAGAGGCAGCTTGGACTCTCACCTTTTTACAT GGTACTCTGATGTTCAGCCACTTCCATGGGACATAAGGCTTAAGATTTTAATTGGAGCAGCCCGAGGTCTGGCATTCTTACATGCACTAGAGAGAAAAGGTTCCTTTAACCAGAAGAACATGGGAGAAGGTTTCTATAGATATTTCAAGCCCTCAAAGATTTTGCTTGATGATGTAAGTTGGATGCAGGATTTCAACAAATATTGA